From a single Nicotiana tomentosiformis chromosome 2, ASM39032v3, whole genome shotgun sequence genomic region:
- the LOC104094246 gene encoding NAP1-related protein 2-like — protein sequence MVADQAKKSKTSVEENADQIDTELVFSIEKLQEVQDELEKVNEQASEEVLEIERKYNEIRRPAYEKRNEVIKSIPDFWLTAFLSHPALGELLNEEDQKIFKYLDSLDVEDFKDVTSGYSLTFKFKPNPYFEDTKLVKTYTFLDEGTTTVTGTAIKWKEGMGAANGGTPEKKGNKRPPSEESFFSWFSETQLKDIADGLSDEVGEIIKDDLWPNPLKYFNNEADEEESDGDEDDEEGNDDDEEDEDDC from the exons ATGGTGGCTGACCAGGCGAAGAAATCAAAGACAAGTGTGGAGGAAAACGCCGATCAAATTGACACTGAGCTTGTCTTCTCCATCGAGAAGCTTCAGGAAGTTCAAGATGAGCTTGAAAAG GTTAATGAACAAGCTAGTGAGGAGGTATTAGAAATTGAACGGAAGTATAATGAGATAAGGAGGCCTGCTTATGAGAAAAGAAATGAGGTCATCAAATCCATTCCTGACTTTTGGTTGACTGCC TTCTTAAGTCACCCTGCGCTTGGCGAGCTTTTGAATGAGGAAGATCAGAAG ATCTTCAAGTACTTGGATTCTCTTGATGTGGAGGATTTCAAAGATGTGACATCCGGTTACTCCCTTACTTTT AAATTCAAACCAAATCCTTACTTTGAAGATACGAAACTTGTTAAGACATATACATTTCTAGATGAAGGAACAACGACGGTAACTGGTACGGCTATTAAGTGGAAGGAAGGCATG GGTGCGGCTAATGGAGGTACTCCTGAAAAGAAAGGAAACAAGCGGCCACCGTCAGAGGAAAG CTTTTTTAGTTGGTTTTCTGAAACTCAGCTAAAAGATATTGCAGATGGGCTTAGTGATGAG GTGGGAGAGATAATCAAGGATGACTTATGGCCCAATCCACTGAAATATTTCAACAAT GAAGCTGATGAAGAAGAATCCGATGGAGACGAGGACGATGAAGAG GGAAATGACGATGATGAGGAAGATGAGGATGATTGTTGA